The genomic window GTTGATCAAGACAACTGGATTTGGATCCATATCGCCGATCCGGCAAGACTTATTCCTGTGGACAGTCCCTTAGATCTTGAGGCTCGTGCAAGAGCAACCAGCCTCTACTTGGCTGATGGCCTAAGAACAATGCTGCCATTGAGTGTTGCAGTAGAAGTTCTCAGTCTTAGAGCTGGCCGTCGCTGTGCAGCGTTGAGTGTTGCTGTGGTTCTAGACGAATCAGGGTGTATTGCCGGCACTCGTGTTTGTCGTACTTGGATTCGCCCATGCTATCGGCTCACTTATGAAGATGGGGATGAATTGATAGAGCTTGCGCCTCCTGGTGATGAAGATCTTTCAACACTCGCAAGCCTACTCACAACACGCCAATTATGGCGTGAGCGACAAGGTGCACTGCTGCTTGAACAATCTGAAGGGCGATTCAAAGTCAAGGATGATCAGCCTGAACTTCATATTGTTGAGTCAAGTCCAGCCAGACGGCTAGTCAGCGAAGCCATGATTTTGATGGGTACTGTTATTGCTGAATTTGGAAAGCGTCAAAACATTGCTCTGCCCTATCGCAGCCAACCTCCGACTCAACTACCCAGTGCAACTGAATTATCACAGTTGATTGAAGGACCTGTAAGACATGCTGCGATCAAGCGTTGCCTTAGCCGAGGTGTCCTTGGTACTCGTCCGATGGCCCATTTCAGTCTTGGCCTCTCTGCCTACGTACAAGCCAGTTCGCCGATCCGTCGCTATGCAGATTTACTTGCCCATCGACAAGTGGTGGCTCACTTAGGAGGCTCAGTTCCATTAAGCGAGCACGCTCTCATGGAGCAGTTGGATGTACTTGAAGACCCTCTTCGCCAAGCACAGCAAATTCAACGCGAAGACCAGCGACACTGGCAAAAGGTGTGGTTTTTAAAACATCGCCATGAACAATGGCCTGCCCTATTTCTGCGATGGTTGAAGCCTCAAGATCAGATTGCACTTGTGCATGTGGAATGCCTGGCTATGGATCTTGCCTGCAAGATCCATGGTTTGATCGACCCTAGTCCAGGTCTTGCATTGATAATGAGAGTTCTTGTTATTGATCCATTGACTGATCAGATTGAGCTGGTCGCCAAGTAGCTTCTCAAATCATAGAAACAAACAAACTACCAAAAGCTGTTATTAATCTAAAACGCGAATCAACCTCAGCCATGGTCCCCATGGATTAGCAACTGCTAGAAGGTGTACATTCTGCTGGTCTTCACATGATTCTAGCCACCGGTTTAATGCCGGCTCCAGTGTTATTAATCGCCATGATTTAGACTTGGTGTCTAGAGAGAATGTCTGATCAGAATGAACACGAAGGCAACCTGAAAACTTTTTCACATGTTTATTGAGTGGTGTTTGATCTGGCAGTGGCATTTCTCCTACATTTGCTTTAAGATTAAAGCCTTCAATCAAACTATGGTTGCTGAGGCAGTCTGGTTGCGCCAAAACAAATTTCTGAGCATTACGCCAGTGAGGATGCCATGCCGGCCAATCCCAAATCGGAACAATAGCTGCTGGGGCATAAATATCATGCAATAGTTCATGCTGTAGTTCTGAAATATCAACTTCTGCTGGTTGAATCCTCTTTTTCAAGGCTATAGCTGCTGCCATTCCAGCAGCCTGACCAAGATTGAAAATCATTGGCTGTAATCGAGTTGCACCATTAGCTATATGACTCACACTAAAGGCCTTATCAGCCATCAGAATATTCTCCACTTCGCTACTAAGTAGAGCCCCGTAAGGAATGCAGAATGGAGTACCTGTCCATCTCCCACCCCATCTACAACTTTTTGAGGCTAACGGCCAATCCTTACCAGGATAATGATGATCATTAGCGTAAGTCCCTACAGCAATACTGGTGCAACGTCCCTGTTTATCTAAAGGGATTGGTCCTCTGGCTGCTCCAGAGGCTAATGGCAGAAGATCTCCTTCCACTAATGTGTATTGACCTTTAAGGCGTCGCCCTTCACGCCAGTAGGGCATCAATGCCAGGCTTTGATTGATCCCTGGAAACACCTTGCCAGGATTAAGCCAACCCTCACTAACTGTTTGAAGAGCCTGTAGGAATGA from Prochlorococcus marinus str. MIT 9313 includes these protein-coding regions:
- a CDS encoding ribonuclease catalytic domain-containing protein, with the translated sequence MTPSLKQGDLVGFVLKGQPQIGLLTSLKGSRAILRVAGTRREQQLASRELSILKQNHNMLEMETSLPTISEVRKLSLNSRDLIAGWRLLEGERRKSKTSPTALKITELAGLLLNNDDPIHLAALWFWLNSDQPLFRVRRDHMVEARQLIDLRRIRQLRRKQQSRAQQRLDALALLIADSPLSKDQWQDLPSDLQFTINRLIELADGPEDAFLADEQALQLIKDLKLGRSLSDLRYWLIKKGWRDPHDLTTLKGSIWTKSFEGSVQAQADQLLNKFEQLSFGGDDNRLDLSDLRTYTLDDHQTQEIDDAISLQCVDQDNWIWIHIADPARLIPVDSPLDLEARARATSLYLADGLRTMLPLSVAVEVLSLRAGRRCAALSVAVVLDESGCIAGTRVCRTWIRPCYRLTYEDGDELIELAPPGDEDLSTLASLLTTRQLWRERQGALLLEQSEGRFKVKDDQPELHIVESSPARRLVSEAMILMGTVIAEFGKRQNIALPYRSQPPTQLPSATELSQLIEGPVRHAAIKRCLSRGVLGTRPMAHFSLGLSAYVQASSPIRRYADLLAHRQVVAHLGGSVPLSEHALMEQLDVLEDPLRQAQQIQREDQRHWQKVWFLKHRHEQWPALFLRWLKPQDQIALVHVECLAMDLACKIHGLIDPSPGLALIMRVLVIDPLTDQIELVAK
- a CDS encoding FAD-dependent oxidoreductase; the protein is MTVSANKIFSTTQVPLVVWGGGTGGVASAVQAARHGIRTLLLTPGAWLGGMISAAGVSAPDGHELSCWQTGLWGAFLQDIAKVEQDGLDQNWVSCFGFNPARAEVVLRSWVVDLPNLEWWSDVQLKSIFREGDRLVLLELELEGRQHQLRFDLFIDGSDLGDSFSLADISHRWGWESQELWNEPSAPSAKQLNSDPFFASQPVQSPTWVVMGQLDQHAQSPSSPGCLPRPFEAATKAFGFERTVTYGRLPGGLVMLNWPLHGNDWHKGLERIRSSDVKIKNQLAVEMQLYSLSFLQALQTVSEGWLNPGKVFPGINQSLALMPYWREGRRLKGQYTLVEGDLLPLASGAARGPIPLDKQGRCTSIAVGTYANDHHYPGKDWPLASKSCRWGGRWTGTPFCIPYGALLSSEVENILMADKAFSVSHIANGATRLQPMIFNLGQAAGMAAAIALKKRIQPAEVDISELQHELLHDIYAPAAIVPIWDWPAWHPHWRNAQKFVLAQPDCLSNHSLIEGFNLKANVGEMPLPDQTPLNKHVKKFSGCLRVHSDQTFSLDTKSKSWRLITLEPALNRWLESCEDQQNVHLLAVANPWGPWLRLIRVLD